In Zhaonella formicivorans, one DNA window encodes the following:
- a CDS encoding L,D-transpeptidase family protein codes for MKRIVIDLNSRHLSWYKGNSLIKTYPVAIGKPSTPTPTGSYQVVNKIINPGGVLGTRWMGLDIPTDDGSYGIHGTNNPTSIGQAISNGCIRMYNHDVEELFPQVKIGTPVDITGSYSGVHFNPPGDNLTPGLNGKIYIVRPGDSLWKIAQLHGVTLEALINANNLASPDLIYPGQRIIIPAYLSYLPK; via the coding sequence ATGAAACGAATTGTCATAGATTTGAACTCCCGCCACTTATCCTGGTATAAGGGCAACTCCCTGATCAAAACCTACCCAGTGGCTATTGGCAAGCCGTCCACCCCTACCCCGACCGGCAGCTACCAGGTGGTAAACAAAATTATCAACCCGGGCGGAGTTTTAGGCACTCGCTGGATGGGGCTTGACATTCCCACCGATGACGGATCTTACGGTATCCACGGCACCAACAACCCCACTTCCATCGGCCAGGCCATTTCCAACGGCTGCATTCGCATGTACAATCACGATGTGGAAGAATTATTCCCCCAGGTAAAAATTGGGACTCCGGTGGACATTACGGGGTCCTACAGCGGCGTCCACTTTAATCCCCCCGGGGACAACTTAACCCCTGGCTTAAACGGCAAAATTTATATCGTCCGCCCTGGCGATTCCCTCTGGAAAATCGCCCAACTTCACGGGGTAACACTAGAGGCATTGATTAACGCAAATAACCTTGCCAGTCCGGATCTTATCTACCCCGGCCAAAGGATTATAATTCCTGCCTACCTTTCTTATTTACCAAAATAG
- a CDS encoding isocitrate lyase/PEP mutase family protein, with the protein MNVRKRLRQLLEADSILVAPGAHDALTAKIIEHVGFDAVYMTGYGQAASHLGQPDVGLLTMTEMLTRVNNIASAVLIPVICDGDTGFGNVVNVIRTVQEYEKAGAAAIQLEDQVAPKKCGHMTGRQVIPKEEMVAKIKAAVAARTDKDFVIIARTDARTVYGIEEAIERGKAYEQAGADVIFVESPESVEEMKLITSSFRVPVLANMVEGGRTPLLNVRELEQLGYGIVIYPTSSTYITAQAVKNLMEELKRQGTTEHLIPQMIPFGDFNNLIGLPKIRKLEAGQFEELVR; encoded by the coding sequence GTGAATGTACGGAAAAGATTGCGGCAGTTATTGGAAGCTGACTCAATTTTAGTGGCGCCAGGCGCCCATGATGCACTTACTGCCAAAATAATAGAACATGTTGGTTTTGACGCTGTATATATGACCGGGTATGGCCAAGCCGCCAGCCATTTAGGGCAGCCCGACGTGGGGCTGTTGACCATGACTGAAATGCTGACGAGGGTAAACAACATAGCGAGTGCTGTGCTGATTCCGGTGATCTGCGACGGGGATACAGGGTTCGGCAACGTGGTTAATGTAATCAGGACAGTACAGGAATACGAAAAAGCGGGAGCTGCAGCCATTCAGCTTGAAGATCAGGTTGCGCCCAAAAAGTGCGGCCACATGACCGGAAGGCAAGTAATACCTAAAGAAGAAATGGTGGCGAAAATCAAAGCTGCCGTAGCAGCCAGAACGGATAAGGACTTCGTTATTATTGCCCGCACCGATGCCAGAACGGTCTACGGCATCGAGGAGGCAATTGAACGCGGTAAAGCCTACGAACAAGCAGGCGCCGATGTGATATTTGTTGAATCTCCTGAATCAGTAGAAGAAATGAAATTAATAACCTCCAGTTTTAGAGTGCCGGTTTTGGCCAACATGGTGGAAGGCGGACGGACTCCTTTATTAAATGTCAGAGAGTTGGAGCAATTAGGTTACGGAATAGTAATCTATCCTACTTCCTCCACTTACATTACAGCTCAAGCGGTGAAAAACTTAATGGAAGAACTTAAGCGGCAAGGGACAACAGAACATTTAATACCTCAAATGATTCCTTTTGGTGACTTTAATAACCTGATTGGCCTGCCCAAAATCAGGAAGCTGGAAGCAGGACAGTTTGAAGAATTAGTAAGGTAA